The Sporosarcina ureae genome includes a region encoding these proteins:
- a CDS encoding DMT family transporter has protein sequence MAWVYLAIASLGEIFGVVSINYYLQKRSIKRLLLIVGIFGFGFVFLSLAMREIQMSTAYAVWTGFGAAGAVLMGILIFKESASVKRLFFLSLIILGAVGLKLFG, from the coding sequence ATGGCTTGGGTGTATTTGGCTATTGCCAGTCTCGGTGAGATTTTTGGTGTGGTAAGTATTAATTACTATTTACAGAAACGGTCTATAAAGAGATTGTTACTCATTGTCGGGATATTTGGCTTCGGCTTCGTCTTCTTGTCTCTTGCTATGCGTGAAATTCAAATGAGTACAGCGTATGCGGTATGGACAGGGTTTGGAGCAGCGGGAGCTGTATTGATGGGGATTTTGATTTTCAAAGAATCTGCTAGCGTTAAACGTCTTTTCTTTTTATCGCTCATTATTCTCGGTGCTGTTGGTTTAAAGTTATTCGGATAA
- a CDS encoding L-lactate permease, producing the protein MSLLVLSIIALLPIVTIFVFLVLFNWPASRAMPVALVVTTLIAIFIWGTKANIVAGAAFNGLITALEVIFIVFGAVLLLNTIKESGAIHTIRNGFTTISPDRRIQAIIIAFLFGSFIEGASGFGTPAAVAAPLLVAVGFPALAAVMVSLVIQSTAVSFGAIGTPIQIGVSTGLADQPAVMTALEKTGIGFPEYLLQITTNIVLIHGIVGTLIPLFLAALLTRFFSPSKSFREGLKVWKFAIFAGLAFTIPYFLIGITLGPEFPSLLGALISLIIVIPAAKRGVFMPNAEDTFEFPPREKWEEEWFGKLNHEAAKPQDESRKISMLSAWMPYVVLAILLVLSRTIDSFTALLKHSAVTITFDNMFESGITTATAPLFLPGFFFIIASLFGYLLYRMKPAEYALAWKNSFLTVVTAGVALIFAVPMIKIFLNTSLATGKAAADSASLVGENMPLILAESVSVVSGDFWPIVAPIVGALGAFIAGSNTFSNMMFSLFQFGAASNIGLDTAQAGIVVAMQAVGGAAGNMICVHNVVAASATVGLIGKEGLLIRRVLFPLSYYLLTAGFLGMAIIHGVFNIWLLIAIIIAASFIIKMATDKSSLLANTSRQPS; encoded by the coding sequence ATGAGTTTACTCGTCCTATCAATTATCGCATTACTGCCTATTGTTACAATCTTTGTGTTTTTGGTCTTATTTAATTGGCCAGCCAGTCGAGCTATGCCTGTTGCTCTTGTCGTTACCACGTTAATTGCTATATTTATTTGGGGAACAAAAGCAAATATAGTAGCTGGCGCCGCTTTCAATGGATTAATAACCGCTCTAGAAGTAATTTTCATTGTATTTGGTGCTGTTCTGTTGCTCAATACAATCAAAGAAAGCGGAGCCATCCACACTATCCGTAACGGCTTTACTACTATTTCTCCAGATCGCAGGATCCAGGCAATCATTATCGCCTTTCTATTTGGTTCATTTATAGAAGGTGCATCAGGGTTTGGAACACCGGCTGCAGTTGCAGCACCGCTGTTAGTCGCTGTCGGCTTCCCTGCACTTGCCGCTGTTATGGTCTCATTGGTTATTCAAAGTACAGCTGTATCATTCGGCGCAATCGGAACTCCTATTCAAATCGGCGTCAGTACAGGACTAGCCGATCAGCCTGCCGTAATGACGGCACTTGAGAAAACCGGCATAGGTTTTCCAGAGTATTTACTACAAATCACAACGAATATTGTATTAATCCATGGCATAGTGGGAACGTTAATCCCTCTGTTCCTTGCCGCTTTACTGACACGCTTCTTCAGCCCATCTAAATCTTTCCGTGAAGGTCTGAAAGTATGGAAATTCGCAATTTTTGCAGGCCTCGCCTTCACTATTCCTTATTTCCTGATCGGTATAACGCTCGGTCCAGAGTTCCCTTCTTTACTAGGCGCCCTTATTTCATTGATCATCGTGATACCTGCTGCAAAAAGAGGTGTATTCATGCCGAATGCCGAAGATACTTTCGAATTTCCTCCACGTGAAAAGTGGGAAGAAGAATGGTTTGGCAAACTAAATCATGAAGCAGCAAAACCTCAGGACGAGAGCCGCAAGATATCTATGTTGAGCGCTTGGATGCCGTACGTAGTGCTTGCAATTTTGCTTGTGCTTTCTAGAACAATCGATTCCTTCACTGCATTATTAAAGCATTCAGCGGTCACCATAACATTCGACAATATGTTCGAATCGGGAATCACAACGGCTACTGCGCCATTATTCTTACCAGGCTTCTTCTTCATTATCGCTTCATTGTTCGGTTATTTATTGTATCGAATGAAGCCTGCAGAGTACGCACTTGCATGGAAGAATTCTTTCTTAACCGTCGTTACGGCCGGTGTCGCTTTGATCTTTGCTGTACCGATGATAAAAATATTCTTAAACACTTCACTAGCTACCGGAAAAGCCGCTGCTGATAGCGCTTCGCTTGTCGGTGAAAACATGCCGCTTATTTTAGCAGAAAGTGTTTCGGTTGTTAGCGGAGATTTTTGGCCAATTGTTGCACCAATTGTCGGTGCGTTGGGTGCGTTCATTGCAGGTAGTAATACGTTCAGCAATATGATGTTCTCACTGTTCCAGTTTGGCGCTGCAAGTAATATTGGTCTTGATACTGCACAGGCTGGTATCGTCGTTGCGATGCAGGCAGTAGGCGGTGCAGCTGGAAATATGATTTGCGTGCATAACGTCGTTGCCGCTTCCGCTACAGTTGGCCTGATTGGTAAAGAAGGGTTACTAATACGCCGTGTACTTTTCCCACTCAGCTATTATCTGTTGACTGCAGGTTTCCTCGGAATGGCTATTATTCACGGAGTATTCAACATCTGGCTACTCATCGCGATCATCATTGCGGCTAGCTTCATCATCAAGATGGCAACAGATAAAAGTTCCTTGTTAGCAAATACTTCGAGACAACCATCATAA
- a CDS encoding methylated-DNA--[protein]-cysteine S-methyltransferase, which translates to MDTLVYWTRFEYEEWTVTLAATEKGLCYVGVAKDSVERMKNWLKRISSDEIVEDAVCLDIYINEIKAYLSGMLTSLSLVTLDVVGTPFQHRVWEMLRQVPYGETVTYSDIADRLGKPSAVRAVASAIGKNPVLLAIPCHRVIAKSGDLSGYRDGKEQKDQLILLERRVMENGGIRT; encoded by the coding sequence GTGGATACACTGGTTTATTGGACACGATTTGAATATGAAGAATGGACAGTAACGCTTGCTGCTACAGAAAAAGGACTTTGTTATGTAGGAGTGGCGAAAGATAGTGTGGAACGTATGAAAAACTGGTTGAAGCGAATTAGTTCTGACGAGATAGTAGAAGATGCCGTCTGCTTGGATATCTATATAAATGAAATAAAAGCATATCTTTCAGGAATGCTTACAAGTTTATCTCTAGTTACACTGGATGTAGTAGGCACACCGTTTCAACATCGAGTATGGGAAATGTTGAGACAGGTACCATACGGAGAAACGGTAACCTATTCAGATATTGCAGACAGGTTAGGTAAACCATCTGCCGTTCGTGCCGTGGCTTCGGCAATTGGCAAGAATCCTGTGCTACTCGCCATACCGTGTCATCGGGTCATTGCAAAAAGCGGGGACTTATCAGGCTATCGCGACGGAAAAGAACAGAAGGACCAGCTGATCCTGCTTGAAAGAAGAGTTATGGAAAATGGTGGAATACGCACGTGA